In Halomarina salina, one DNA window encodes the following:
- a CDS encoding dolichol kinase: MPAEVQRRLVHATGAGIPITYLLFDIPWRWVQAAWTVCALLGLVLEALRLSGAVQWRIFDTLTREYEQDNLAGYALYLLSMAGVAWLFPPSAVEGAAVAGMLMLALGDPVSGLLGSGELQSVKGWPVLVAMFAVCLAIALGVGLAPIPAVAGAAAATLADGVKPVVATYVIDDNLTIPPAAAVGVALGWLVVGMA, translated from the coding sequence CTGCCCGCCGAGGTCCAGCGCCGACTCGTCCACGCGACCGGCGCTGGCATCCCCATCACGTACCTCCTGTTCGACATCCCGTGGCGCTGGGTCCAGGCAGCCTGGACCGTCTGTGCCCTTCTGGGGCTCGTTCTCGAAGCGCTGCGACTGTCGGGAGCCGTCCAGTGGCGCATCTTCGACACCCTCACCCGCGAGTACGAGCAGGACAACCTCGCGGGGTACGCGCTGTACCTCCTCTCGATGGCGGGCGTCGCGTGGCTGTTCCCGCCGAGTGCCGTCGAGGGCGCGGCCGTCGCGGGGATGCTGATGCTCGCGCTCGGCGACCCGGTCAGCGGGTTGCTCGGGTCGGGCGAACTCCAGTCGGTGAAGGGGTGGCCCGTCCTCGTCGCGATGTTCGCGGTCTGTCTCGCCATCGCGCTGGGCGTCGGCCTGGCTCCAATCCCGGCCGTCGCGGGCGCGGCGGCCGCGACGCTCGCCGACGGCGTCAAACCCGTCGTCGCCACCTACGTCATCGACGACAACCTCACCATCCCCCCGGCCGCGGCCGTCGGCGTCGCGCTGGGGTGGCTCGTCGTCGGGATGGCCTGA
- a CDS encoding ABC transporter ATP-binding protein: protein MMQTDTSQGKTEEELKEDTDGEPILSVKNLQTVFYTDRETIRAVDGISFDVKQGETVGIVGESGSGKSVTARSLMGLIESPGKILSGSSIQFDGKELTEYTDKQYQEIRGSGLGMVFQDPQQSMNPVYTVGNQIMEALRFNQGLRGEEAREEAVNLLESVAIPDASRRLNEYPHEFSGGMRQRAVIAMMLACDPDFLICDEPTTALDVTIQAQILDLLGELQEERGLSILFITHDMGVIAEIADRVNVMYAGEIVETAPVEELFANPRHPYTQGLLDAIPGERSGNERLRTIEGDVPTPNEPATYCRFAPRCPEAFDACDQVHPEHVQVGESDEHTAACLLYPSDKDEESRVAHHRSLGADSTTESDTV from the coding sequence ATGATGCAGACAGACACGAGTCAAGGGAAAACCGAAGAAGAACTAAAGGAAGACACAGACGGGGAGCCTATCCTGTCAGTGAAAAACTTGCAAACAGTGTTCTACACTGATCGGGAGACAATTCGGGCTGTAGATGGGATTAGCTTCGACGTAAAGCAAGGGGAAACCGTCGGTATTGTAGGCGAATCAGGGTCTGGGAAGAGTGTGACTGCGCGGTCGCTCATGGGACTCATTGAAAGCCCAGGGAAGATACTATCTGGTTCATCAATCCAGTTTGATGGGAAGGAGCTAACAGAATATACAGATAAACAGTATCAGGAGATCCGAGGGAGTGGCCTTGGGATGGTGTTTCAGGATCCACAACAGTCGATGAATCCTGTCTACACCGTCGGAAACCAAATTATGGAAGCCCTCAGGTTCAACCAAGGGCTGCGTGGTGAAGAGGCCCGTGAGGAAGCGGTAAATCTTCTTGAATCCGTCGCGATCCCGGATGCATCACGCCGACTCAACGAGTATCCACACGAGTTTTCGGGCGGAATGCGCCAACGGGCCGTCATTGCGATGATGCTCGCCTGTGACCCAGACTTTCTCATCTGCGACGAGCCAACCACGGCGCTGGACGTAACAATTCAGGCGCAGATTCTCGATTTACTCGGGGAGCTGCAAGAGGAGCGTGGGCTTTCAATCCTGTTCATCACTCACGACATGGGGGTGATCGCCGAAATAGCGGATCGCGTTAACGTCATGTATGCAGGAGAGATCGTGGAAACGGCACCAGTAGAAGAACTGTTCGCAAACCCCCGTCACCCCTACACACAAGGGTTGCTTGACGCGATACCAGGCGAACGGTCCGGCAATGAACGGCTCCGGACGATTGAGGGGGATGTCCCAACGCCGAATGAGCCAGCCACCTATTGTCGGTTCGCACCACGATGTCCAGAAGCATTCGACGCGTGCGACCAAGTTCACCCAGAGCACGTACAAGTAGGTGAAAGCGATGAGCATACCGCGGCATGTCTGCTTTACCCCAGCGATAAAGACGAGGAATCTCGCGTAGCACATCACCGATCACTTGGAGCCGATTCTACCACGGAGAGTGATACAGTATGA
- a CDS encoding cation:proton antiporter yields the protein MAEGTTLLAVGAMFLALVLAGVVARRLGVSVIPLYIVAGIGVGELATRVLPETTPLVPQPTSEFVALGAELGIVFLLFFLGLEFSVERLLASRDRILSAGVLDLGVNFPVGMAIGLVAGWSLTEAFVLGGVVYISSSAVITKSLIDLGWIANAESEPMLGTLVFEDLFIALYLAVLSAVVLGGGDLATAVEGVGVAAAFLLVLVVGVVKGGALFARYLAVDSNELFVLRAVAVATLVGGIALELGVSEAVAAFFIGMGFSSTRHLEPLERLLAPIRDVFAAVFFFYIGLTTQLALVGGVVGLLAVAVVLTTLSKLVSGYATGRRVYDLDHRRSVRVAAGMVTRGEFSLIIAALVAGAASPVLAETVPAFAVGYVLVMSVLGTLAMQYADRLAGLIPASS from the coding sequence ATGGCTGAGGGCACGACGCTGCTCGCCGTCGGCGCGATGTTCCTCGCGCTCGTCCTCGCGGGGGTCGTCGCCCGTCGACTCGGCGTGTCGGTCATCCCACTCTACATCGTCGCGGGTATCGGCGTCGGCGAACTGGCGACCCGTGTCCTCCCGGAGACGACGCCGCTGGTCCCTCAACCGACGAGCGAGTTCGTCGCGCTCGGTGCGGAGCTGGGCATCGTCTTCCTGCTGTTCTTCCTCGGCCTGGAGTTCAGCGTCGAGCGCCTGCTGGCGAGTCGCGACCGAATCCTCTCGGCGGGCGTGCTCGACCTGGGGGTGAACTTCCCCGTCGGGATGGCCATCGGCCTGGTCGCGGGCTGGTCGCTCACCGAGGCGTTCGTCCTCGGCGGCGTCGTCTACATCTCCTCGAGTGCCGTCATCACCAAGTCGCTCATCGACCTGGGGTGGATCGCCAACGCGGAGTCCGAACCGATGCTCGGGACGCTCGTCTTCGAGGACCTCTTCATCGCGCTCTACCTCGCGGTGCTGTCGGCCGTCGTCCTCGGCGGCGGTGACCTCGCGACGGCCGTGGAGGGTGTCGGTGTCGCCGCCGCCTTCCTGCTGGTGTTGGTCGTCGGCGTCGTGAAGGGTGGAGCGCTGTTCGCGCGCTACCTCGCGGTCGACTCGAACGAACTGTTCGTGTTGCGCGCGGTGGCGGTGGCGACGCTCGTCGGCGGTATCGCGCTCGAACTCGGCGTCAGCGAGGCCGTCGCCGCCTTCTTCATCGGGATGGGCTTCTCGAGCACGCGCCACCTCGAACCGCTCGAACGCCTGCTTGCGCCGATTCGAGACGTGTTCGCGGCGGTGTTCTTCTTCTACATCGGGCTGACGACCCAGCTAGCGCTCGTCGGTGGGGTCGTCGGCCTCCTCGCCGTCGCCGTCGTGCTGACGACGCTGTCGAAACTCGTCTCGGGCTACGCGACGGGCCGTCGGGTGTACGACCTCGACCACCGCCGCTCGGTGCGCGTCGCCGCCGGGATGGTCACCCGCGGGGAGTTCTCGCTCATCATCGCGGCGCTGGTCGCCGGGGCTGCCTCACCGGTGCTCGCCGAGACGGTTCCGGCGTTCGCCGTCGGCTACGTCCTCGTGATGAGCGTCCTCGGCACGCTGGCGATGCAGTACGCCGACCGACTCGCGGGGCTGATTCCAGCGTCGTCGTAG
- the glyS gene encoding glycine--tRNA ligase gives MSDGADLMELAKRRGFFFQGSEAYGGVAGFYTYGPQGASLKANVEDAWRDRFVTREGHMEIDAPTIMPEPVFEASGHLDGFDDMIVECPECGESHRADHLVEDATDVEDAESLPTDQVEALIADNDITCPSCGAPLAGVDVSAFNLMFETDIGPGSSQPGYLRPETAQGIFVEFSRLKEYARNQLPFGVAQVGRAYRNEISPRRGLVRVREFTQAELEHFVDPEADEPPLDRVRDVELPLYSAEAQQGDGGIETTTVGEAVDEGIITSDWVAFYLGVARDWYERIGVDMDRFRYRQHLPGELAHYASDCWDAEAEIDGNWIEITGFAYRGDYDLSKHAKYADADFTVFQQYDDPVTVERAVVEPDMSVLGPEFGGAAGAIAEELDRMAAAGDEQFDDLSDADTVEVTVDVRETRSDSRANQNAERSGDDETYAVPADALDYRVEEVTEAGEHVTPHVVEPSFGVDRLVYTVLDHALRTDEVDDEERSYLAVPPEVAPTTVGVFPLMSKDGMDDRARDLAATLRQAGLSVAYDDSGAIGRRYRRQDEVGTPYGVTVDYQTLEEETVTLRDRDSTDQVRLPVDDLPAAIADLRTGGALADWGDPVE, from the coding sequence ATGAGCGACGGCGCCGACCTGATGGAACTCGCCAAGCGCCGCGGCTTCTTCTTCCAGGGCAGCGAGGCGTACGGCGGCGTCGCGGGATTCTACACCTACGGCCCACAGGGTGCGAGCCTGAAGGCGAACGTCGAGGACGCCTGGCGCGACCGGTTCGTCACCCGCGAGGGCCACATGGAGATCGACGCCCCCACCATCATGCCCGAACCGGTCTTCGAGGCGTCGGGCCACCTCGACGGCTTCGACGACATGATCGTCGAGTGCCCCGAGTGCGGCGAGTCCCACCGCGCCGACCACCTCGTCGAGGACGCGACGGACGTCGAGGACGCCGAGAGCCTCCCGACCGACCAGGTGGAGGCGCTCATCGCGGACAACGATATCACGTGTCCCTCCTGCGGTGCGCCGCTGGCGGGCGTCGACGTGTCGGCGTTCAACCTGATGTTCGAGACGGACATCGGTCCCGGCTCCTCACAGCCCGGCTACCTCCGCCCGGAGACCGCCCAGGGCATCTTCGTGGAGTTCTCCCGGCTGAAGGAGTACGCCCGGAACCAGTTGCCGTTCGGCGTCGCACAGGTCGGCCGCGCCTACCGCAACGAGATATCGCCGCGACGCGGCCTCGTCCGCGTCCGGGAGTTCACGCAGGCCGAACTGGAGCACTTCGTCGACCCCGAGGCCGACGAGCCACCCCTCGACCGCGTTCGGGACGTGGAACTCCCCCTCTACTCCGCGGAAGCCCAGCAGGGCGACGGCGGCATCGAGACGACGACCGTCGGCGAGGCCGTCGACGAGGGTATCATCACGAGCGACTGGGTGGCGTTCTACCTCGGCGTGGCCCGCGACTGGTACGAGCGCATCGGCGTCGACATGGACCGCTTCCGGTACCGCCAGCACCTTCCCGGCGAACTCGCCCACTACGCGAGCGACTGCTGGGACGCCGAGGCCGAGATAGACGGCAACTGGATCGAGATAACGGGCTTCGCCTACCGCGGCGACTACGACCTCTCGAAGCACGCGAAGTACGCCGACGCCGACTTCACCGTGTTCCAGCAGTACGACGACCCCGTCACCGTCGAGCGAGCGGTCGTCGAGCCGGACATGAGCGTCCTCGGCCCCGAGTTCGGTGGCGCTGCCGGAGCCATCGCGGAGGAACTCGACCGGATGGCTGCGGCGGGCGACGAGCAGTTCGACGACCTGAGCGACGCGGACACCGTCGAGGTGACCGTCGACGTTCGCGAGACGCGAAGCGACTCGCGAGCCAACCAGAACGCGGAGCGTTCTGGTGACGACGAGACGTACGCCGTCCCCGCCGACGCCCTCGACTACCGCGTCGAGGAGGTGACGGAGGCGGGCGAGCACGTCACGCCCCACGTCGTCGAGCCGTCGTTCGGCGTCGACAGGCTGGTGTACACCGTCCTCGACCACGCGCTCCGGACCGACGAGGTCGACGACGAGGAGCGGTCGTACCTCGCCGTCCCACCGGAGGTCGCCCCGACGACGGTCGGTGTCTTCCCGCTGATGAGCAAGGACGGCATGGACGACCGGGCGCGCGACCTCGCCGCCACGCTCCGGCAGGCGGGGCTGAGCGTCGCCTACGACGACTCCGGTGCCATCGGTCGGCGCTACCGACGACAGGACGAGGTCGGCACGCCCTACGGCGTCACCGTCGACTACCAGACGCTGGAGGAAGAGACCGTCACGCTCCGCGACCGGGACTCGACCGACCAGGTCCGCCTCCCGGTCGACGACCTGCCCGCCGCTATCGCCGACCTCCGTACCGGCGGTGCGCTGGCCGACTGGGGCGACCCCGTCGAGTAG
- a CDS encoding CBS domain-containing protein has protein sequence MNVADAMTPGDDVVTVSLPGNRDDALEYLRTGEFSSVAVVKPNDEGEVFRGLVSREGLINNPDEDQLALLVEDGPTIGSDASLEDLAAVMRDHEARRVPVVDGDTLEGIVTITDVVRAIAEGDADGDSEVGDLATTAINCVYAETPLAVVERELSYADVPYGLVVDEDDDGVDTVGIITEADIIEVAEVVEGEGETGDSIADEDDDWKWEGIKAVGNRYIPTRDVEFPEGTAAEFMSDDMVTLSRKKTAQHAARQMLKHDIEQIPLMSGSELVGIVQDMDLLKSL, from the coding sequence ATGAACGTCGCAGACGCCATGACGCCGGGCGACGACGTCGTGACGGTGTCGCTACCGGGCAACCGCGACGACGCGCTGGAGTATCTCCGCACCGGTGAGTTCTCCTCCGTCGCCGTCGTGAAACCGAACGACGAGGGCGAGGTGTTCCGGGGACTCGTCTCCCGGGAGGGCCTCATCAACAACCCCGACGAGGACCAGCTCGCACTGCTCGTCGAGGACGGTCCGACCATCGGCAGCGACGCCTCGCTGGAGGACCTCGCCGCGGTGATGCGCGACCACGAGGCCCGACGGGTCCCCGTCGTCGACGGCGACACGCTGGAGGGAATCGTCACCATCACGGACGTCGTCCGTGCCATCGCGGAGGGCGACGCCGACGGCGACAGCGAAGTCGGCGACCTGGCGACGACGGCCATCAACTGCGTCTACGCCGAGACGCCGCTGGCCGTGGTCGAGCGGGAACTGTCGTACGCGGACGTCCCGTACGGTCTCGTCGTCGACGAGGACGACGACGGCGTCGACACCGTCGGCATCATCACCGAGGCCGACATCATCGAGGTGGCCGAGGTCGTCGAGGGCGAGGGCGAGACGGGCGACTCCATCGCCGACGAGGACGACGACTGGAAGTGGGAGGGCATCAAGGCGGTCGGCAACCGCTACATCCCGACCCGTGACGTGGAGTTCCCCGAGGGCACCGCCGCGGAGTTCATGAGCGACGACATGGTGACGCTCTCGCGGAAGAAGACCGCCCAGCACGCCGCGCGACAGATGCTGAAACACGACATCGAGCAGATTCCGCTGATGAGCGGCAGCGAACTCGTGGGCATCGTCCAGGACATGGACCTCCTGAAGTCGCTATGA
- a CDS encoding DUF7529 family protein, whose translation MVGENPEHGGHDRLERVGDPDTVRDGVEQMLADTKAMIADREQNGYETLLLSAGDTTPKNPTSGKTDEWGLTYIISGDKEESLLEFDSRADFDETIVYQKIQSNNVFIVIERIDTDQQLSLFISGTYRMQFASEMVRTSMERGEMHSHIKKLDGTSLVSYRYDEPEKFFPDPDRYYQFETNGQ comes from the coding sequence ATGGTTGGAGAGAATCCAGAACACGGCGGTCATGATAGACTCGAACGAGTTGGCGACCCCGATACGGTGAGGGATGGGGTCGAGCAGATGCTCGCCGACACAAAAGCAATGATAGCTGATCGGGAGCAAAACGGGTATGAAACATTATTGTTATCTGCTGGGGACACAACCCCAAAGAACCCGACATCGGGGAAAACTGATGAGTGGGGACTCACGTACATCATTTCAGGTGACAAAGAAGAGTCACTTTTAGAGTTTGACTCACGCGCAGATTTCGATGAGACGATAGTTTACCAGAAAATTCAATCAAATAATGTCTTTATCGTAATTGAGCGTATCGATACTGATCAACAGCTATCATTATTCATTTCAGGAACATACCGGATGCAGTTCGCCTCAGAGATGGTTCGGACATCCATGGAACGAGGGGAGATGCATTCGCATATAAAGAAACTCGATGGGACATCACTCGTCTCCTACCGATATGACGAACCAGAGAAGTTTTTCCCAGACCCAGACCGATACTATCAATTCGAAACGAACGGTCAGTAA
- a CDS encoding AEC family transporter, with product MSVVSNLGYLLVVLCLGVAGRSAGLLTETRTDLLTTFAFYVALPALVFGSTASKSLDEVLEPRLVVGFWAVLFLVAAVAWVVHRRESSPARRSVAVVQSYHCNLGFLGLPIVDAAFGGSVTAKASLVLGVGALTQVPLTLAVFAFLTDTDTPLRTELRGYLTNPVLLSLVAGLGAAALGVSIPGTVSAGLGAVADLALPAALVAIGASLSLERESVDLPTVGSVLVVKMFVMPAVALLTFWALSADLSTTRAGVLMLAMPTAVSTFVYATELGGDADLASANVFVTTVASVVTVLAVLQFVG from the coding sequence GTGAGCGTCGTCTCGAACCTCGGCTACCTGCTCGTCGTTCTCTGTCTCGGCGTCGCCGGGCGGTCCGCCGGCCTCCTGACCGAGACCCGGACGGACCTGCTCACCACCTTCGCCTTCTACGTCGCACTCCCCGCCCTCGTGTTCGGTTCCACAGCCTCGAAGTCGCTCGACGAGGTGCTCGAACCGCGCCTCGTCGTCGGGTTCTGGGCGGTGCTGTTCCTCGTCGCGGCCGTCGCCTGGGTCGTCCACCGACGCGAGTCCTCGCCCGCCAGGCGGAGCGTCGCCGTCGTCCAGTCGTACCACTGCAACCTCGGCTTCCTCGGCCTGCCCATCGTCGACGCGGCGTTCGGGGGGAGCGTGACCGCGAAGGCGAGCCTCGTCCTCGGCGTCGGGGCGCTGACGCAGGTCCCCCTCACGCTCGCGGTGTTCGCCTTCCTCACCGACACGGACACGCCGCTCCGAACCGAACTCCGGGGGTACCTCACCAACCCCGTCCTGCTCTCGCTCGTCGCCGGACTGGGCGCTGCGGCGCTCGGCGTGTCGATTCCGGGGACGGTCTCGGCCGGTCTCGGAGCGGTGGCGGACCTCGCGCTCCCGGCCGCCCTCGTCGCCATCGGTGCGTCGCTGTCGCTGGAGCGCGAGTCGGTCGACCTCCCGACGGTCGGGTCGGTGCTGGTCGTCAAGATGTTCGTGATGCCCGCCGTCGCGCTCCTGACGTTCTGGGCGCTCTCTGCGGACCTCTCGACGACCCGAGCGGGCGTGCTGATGCTCGCGATGCCGACGGCCGTCTCGACGTTCGTCTACGCGACCGAACTCGGCGGCGACGCCGACCTCGCCTCGGCGAACGTGTTCGTCACCACCGTCGCGTCGGTCGTCACCGTCCTCGCCGTCCTGCAGTTCGTCGGCTGA
- a CDS encoding DUF7555 family protein, producing MRTSNQSLPGGSMRNSRRELKVIEFTLWVGTVAGGIIAFSAVLSFLFGDGLLTLKYVLFVIGVLMFGVGSFGIQPERPHKNKKLLTTDNDTEYAFEERIQDALPSDEDRLLLEERISRDTKIFVASIIVLGVSLFLEAGIGISS from the coding sequence ATGAGGACGTCGAACCAGTCCTTGCCCGGCGGATCGATGAGGAATAGTCGACGAGAGCTGAAGGTAATTGAGTTTACCCTCTGGGTAGGCACTGTGGCCGGAGGAATCATTGCGTTCAGTGCCGTCCTGTCGTTTCTTTTCGGTGACGGGCTACTTACCCTCAAGTACGTATTGTTCGTTATTGGAGTGCTCATGTTCGGCGTTGGGAGTTTCGGTATCCAACCGGAGCGACCCCACAAAAACAAGAAGCTACTCACCACGGACAACGATACAGAATACGCGTTCGAAGAGCGAATACAAGACGCGCTTCCCTCAGACGAAGATAGACTGCTTCTTGAAGAGCGAATCAGCAGAGATACGAAGATATTCGTCGCGAGTATCATCGTATTGGGAGTATCGTTGTTTCTTGAGGCTGGAATTGGCATTTCGAGTTGA
- a CDS encoding cation:proton antiporter regulatory subunit, translating to MTVYESDLPGVGKKFEVELDGESRLVIVIHNTGRRELFLRESEDADAEKLFGLSDRLARQVGTIMEGAYFQPIRTESIDTVLSDDTLIEWAKVQPESPLVGKTLAETTLRQDLGISVIAIQRGENTIENPAADTDIRADDTLVVLGSRDACRQLDDVVTGGETEDGDEDVDG from the coding sequence ATGACCGTCTACGAGAGCGACCTGCCGGGCGTCGGCAAGAAGTTCGAGGTGGAACTCGACGGCGAGTCGCGCCTCGTCATCGTCATCCACAACACCGGGAGACGTGAGCTGTTCCTCCGCGAATCCGAGGACGCGGACGCAGAGAAGCTGTTCGGACTCTCGGACCGTCTCGCTCGACAGGTCGGGACCATCATGGAGGGGGCGTACTTCCAGCCCATCCGCACCGAGAGCATCGACACCGTCCTCTCCGACGACACGCTCATCGAGTGGGCGAAGGTCCAGCCCGAATCGCCGCTGGTGGGGAAGACGCTCGCCGAGACCACCCTGCGACAGGACCTCGGCATCTCCGTCATCGCCATCCAGCGCGGCGAGAATACCATCGAGAACCCCGCTGCCGACACGGACATCCGTGCAGACGACACGCTCGTCGTCCTCGGGTCGCGCGACGCGTGTCGGCAACTCGACGACGTCGTCACCGGAGGCGAAACCGAGGACGGAGACGAGGACGTGGATGGCTGA
- a CDS encoding ABC transporter ATP-binding protein — MSKTTGQSDLEQRTQSETLLEVRNLKKYYGGDGFFADAPVKAVNDVSFQIKEGETFGLVGESGSGKSTLGRTLIQLETATEGEILFDGTDVTSLSGSELKEWRRNAQMVFQDPESSLNDRMTVGEIIQEPLDAHGWETKQERRQRVVELLSQVGLRKEHYFRYPHQFSGGQRQRVGIARALALEPEFVVLDEPVSALDVSVQAKIITLLEDLQDEFDLTYLFIAHDLSVIRHICDRVAVMYLGKIMELGETEELYNDPENPYTQSLLSAIPRPDPTASRERIMLPGTPPSPRDPPKGCQFATRCPAKIRPPEYEHLDSEVWDAIERFREVIRERSRIELGTSDRVRRRLGLFSRYDDIEEAYEDLFRQLDLPNDVNEPLQTAVEQVKDGRPRDARQHLHNTFGSVCDNERPEFHTVSETGRQSYCHRHMSEYEDVEPVLARRIDEE, encoded by the coding sequence ATGAGCAAGACAACTGGCCAATCAGACCTTGAGCAACGTACACAGAGCGAAACGCTACTCGAAGTGCGGAATCTCAAAAAATACTATGGTGGAGATGGGTTCTTTGCCGATGCTCCTGTGAAGGCAGTCAATGACGTTAGCTTCCAAATCAAAGAGGGTGAGACCTTTGGATTAGTCGGCGAATCTGGGTCGGGAAAGAGCACTCTCGGAAGGACTCTCATCCAATTGGAGACTGCTACAGAAGGCGAGATATTATTCGATGGGACAGATGTTACGTCGCTCAGCGGTTCTGAGTTGAAGGAATGGCGTCGAAACGCTCAGATGGTCTTCCAGGACCCTGAATCGAGCCTCAACGACCGGATGACGGTCGGTGAAATTATCCAAGAGCCACTAGACGCCCATGGTTGGGAGACAAAGCAAGAACGTCGTCAGCGCGTAGTCGAGCTTCTGTCACAGGTCGGTCTTCGAAAGGAGCACTACTTTCGATATCCACACCAGTTCTCTGGAGGACAGCGACAACGAGTTGGTATTGCGCGGGCACTAGCGCTTGAGCCGGAGTTCGTAGTTCTGGACGAACCCGTAAGTGCGCTCGACGTTAGTGTTCAGGCGAAAATCATCACGTTGCTCGAGGACTTACAGGACGAGTTCGACCTGACGTATCTCTTCATCGCCCACGACCTATCTGTAATTCGCCATATTTGTGACCGGGTTGCAGTGATGTACCTTGGAAAGATTATGGAGCTCGGAGAGACCGAGGAGCTTTACAACGATCCAGAGAATCCGTATACCCAATCGCTTCTGTCGGCAATCCCTCGACCAGATCCAACAGCCTCCCGAGAGCGCATTATGTTACCTGGGACGCCGCCCAGTCCACGGGACCCCCCCAAAGGTTGCCAATTTGCGACGCGCTGTCCCGCTAAGATTCGACCGCCGGAATACGAACACCTCGATAGCGAGGTGTGGGATGCAATCGAGCGGTTCCGTGAAGTTATCCGAGAACGTTCACGAATTGAGTTGGGGACATCCGATCGAGTCAGACGCCGGTTAGGCCTGTTCTCGAGATACGACGACATAGAGGAAGCATATGAAGATCTCTTCAGGCAACTTGATTTGCCAAACGACGTGAACGAACCTCTGCAAACCGCAGTCGAACAGGTGAAAGACGGACGCCCAAGAGATGCGCGACAACATCTCCACAATACGTTTGGCAGCGTCTGCGATAATGAGCGTCCGGAGTTCCATACAGTGAGTGAAACAGGCCGTCAGAGCTATTGCCATCGACATATGTCGGAGTATGAGGACGTCGAACCAGTCCTTGCCCGGCGGATCGATGAGGAATAG